The Brachypodium distachyon strain Bd21 chromosome 4, Brachypodium_distachyon_v3.0, whole genome shotgun sequence nucleotide sequence AGGAAAGGTGGTTGAGCCGAACCCATTCCGTCTTCGATCCcgtggccatggcgccgccgccgccgccgctggtggacgacatcgtcgaggAGATCCTCCTGCGCCTCCCTCCTGAAGACCCGGCGAGCCTCGCGCGCGCTTCGCTCGTCTGCAAGCCctggcgccgcctcctctcgggcgccgccttccgccgccgctaccGCGAGCACCACGGGGCTCCGCCCCTGCTGGGGCACCTCCGTCTATGTAGAACCCGCAAGCCTTGCTTCTCCAGCTTCGTCTCCGGCCTCGGCCGCGCCTTCCCCGACTGGCTCGTGCTCGActgccgccacggccgcgcgctcctctccgccgccgccgccgccccgtcaACCCCTGGCGGCGCGCCCGTGGATCTCGCCGTCTGGGACCCGATCACTGACAAGCTGCGCCGCCTTCCCCCGATCCCGGCCTCGCCCGAAGGCGGCGTCGTCAAATCCTTCAACGGGGCGGTGCTCTGCGGCGCCCAGGGCTgcgaccacggcggcggcggcgactgcCACGAGGGCCCGTTCCGTGTGGTGTTCGTCTTCTCCCCCTTCCGCTTGGCCGTCTCCTTCACCTGCGTGTATTCGTCGGAGTCCGGTGAATGGGGCGAGCTCGCCTCCCTTCGTCGGGGCGACGCCCACGTCGATGTGGGATCGAAGCCCAGCGTCCTCGTGGGAGACGCACTCTACTTCAGCAGCCTGGACAAGTGCATCCTCGAGTATCGACTGAGCACGTCGCGCCTGTCGGTGATCCTCGCGCCGGAGGGCGCATCGATTTTGTGGGCACGTGTTGCCATTATCAAGGGGGAGGACGGCGTGCTGGGATTCGCCGAAGTAGAGGGTTCCAGCTTCGTCCTGTGGTCGAGGCAAGTGGATGCCGACGGAGTTGCGGGGTGGGCTCGGAGCCGGGCCATCGAGCTCGAGACGCTATTCCCTGTATCTGCTGATGATGCCCCAGGAAAATTCCGTTGGATACTTGTGAGTGGCTTCGTGGAGGGCACTGATGTCATCTTTGTGCATGCATTTGGTGATACTGATACCTACAAGGTCCAACTCAAGTCAAGACGGGTCACGAAGTTGGCAGAGTCGTATCGGGGGATAGTAATTCCATACGCGGGCTTCTACATTCCGGGTATAGCTTCGGCGCTCTTATGACCCTGTTTTTATATCTCTGAACTGTTATTATTAACGTGTATGCTGTTAATAATGTGTTACTACTTTGCAATTAACATCTGTTTCGGCCGGATAATGCTTCATTCATATAAATACATATACAAATTGGACAAATATATGTGTGTTCAAGCCGGAGAGGTGTTCAGAACAAGTCCGTGTTCATTTTCGTTAGTTTGTGGCATGATAGCTGTTACCTAGGGGAGCTGTGGATGATGAGAAACAAATGTCAACTGAACCGGAGGGCCAATTGAATTATCACACGTAATgttattttcaaattttggcGTTCCTGCAGCAATGAAATCGGCTTCCACAGGCGACGAGGGGCCAAGAGGCGATGCTTGGAGCACTTGACAAACCCAATCTGTCTGCAGCGTGGAAATGGGCAGGAAGTGGGTTGTGGTGTTTGCGGAAggcatactccctctgtcctcAAATAAGTGTGCTTCTtgtttgtcctaagtcaaataTTTTAGATTTTGACCAGCTTTATAGAAAGAACAACAACATTTATAGCACCAATTTAGTATCACTAGATCCGTTTTGAAATATAGTTTCATATTATACTGATTTGATGTTATATATATTGCTACTCTTTTCAATAAAGTTAGTGAAAATTCAAATcttttgacttagaacaagaGCTAGAAGTATACTTTTTgagaacggagggaatatgtCAGATCTTGTGGTGGGTCAACTCTTTAGGGTACCTGAAATTTCGTGGTGAGGTTATACTTTTCTTAGCTGAACAACTTGAATCAGACACTGCATAACTAGTGTTGCAAACCTGCAGAATTTGGTGCTTGTTGGTGCGGCTGTTTGAGTGTTGAACTATAGTTGTACCGGCTGTGTGAATGTTGAACTATAGTGGTATTGGCTGGTGTCCACATCCTGCGGACCTGTTGCCTTGGGTCTGTTTTCAAGTGGGCTGTTGAATTTTTTAATCAGACTAACTGGATTAGCGGCCTAGCGGGAGTTGGTGTCCGATGGGAAGAAAGAAACATCATAACTGATCAACCCAATTAACAGGTACTCTTCTTAGTCTTCTCTTTATTAAAATTTGTATGGTTTGTGACGTTGAGCCATGCAAGTGTTTGCACTTTTGCTTGTGGTTTCTATCTGATGCGCTTTATATGCTCATGCTCACGAGAGGTTGTCGTTTCTCTGTGTGCATAGATTCTGTTGGTATCATGTAGTGGCTCCATCACGAAAACTGTCTTATCCTACAATTTATCTGCCAATGAGAAGGCCTTTTGTTTTAGATTAGGATGTGACAACACAATTCTTTCAATGTGGAATGTAGACAAGCTTAGAGTTGAACCCATGTTGCTGGATGATGATAAGTCAGACAGGTAGAGAAATCATTAGGCTTGAAAATGGAGACTGTCTACTTAATTATAGAATCAACCCCTTTTCTCTCACATGGTGGTTAACTAGGATGGCATCAACATGAACACTTGACGCACCTGGCATcatttgcatcatgcatgatAATACTAATATTTCTACATACAGATCAGGTTTCTGCCTGTCATACTGAATGGGTCCGGAACAGCTTCATGAGACCGTAAGTGATCCCCATGGCCACCAATCCTCCCATCGCGGCCCTCAGTCCAGCCCGCCCTCCTGGAGCCTGGCCCTTCACCGCCCCGAGGGTGCCAAACACTGCCAGCGTCAGAGTCGCGGTCACcactaccaccaccacccgcaCCTTGTAGCTCGCCACAAACCATGCCACGAGCAGCGGGATGGCAGCCCCAACTGCAAACGACAttgcggaggccgccgccgcctggctTGGGCTTGGCAGTCCAGCCCGGTCCATGGATGACCCGCGGGCCTCCTCGACCTGCTTGAGCCCGGCCAGCTCCACGTCGAGCTGCGCGTGGACCGACACATACTCGCCGATGGCCATGCTGCacgcgccggcgacgaggcctGCCACGCCCGATAGTAGGGCTGCCCGCGGGTCAGcaggccgcgccgcgccgatGCCAAGCATGAGCGCCGCGGTGGAGACCAGGCCGTCGCTCGCGCCAAGGACCGCCGCGCGTAGCCACTGGCCATGCTGCGGCGATGTCGACATGGCGTCGTAGCCGGCGACACACGCGGGGCAGGGTTTCCCAGTCTCCGGCACGATGGTGCGGTGGCTGAGCTCTTGCACGGCTAGCTTGGTGTTGTTGCTGGTGGCCATCTTCTTGGAGCATAGGCGTGCAGGTGCCACACGCTCAAAGAGTATCTCTGCGTGGAGAACACAAGAccctatatatacacacacacacacacacctgTAGTGACGTCTAGTTGTACGTCTCCAGTCTTGTTAGGAATAGCCAAAACTAGCATAGACAAGATTATATTTGTTGTCTAATTTGTGTGGTAATTCATGAGCTTTTGGCAGTCTTTTATTGCCCTGTGTTTCTAACCTAAATGTACTTTTCACACGAAATGTGATATAAACTGTTTATTACTCTGTCCTGCATACACACTTTCAAGTTCAAGTTCATCTTGCCTTATGTTAGGAGCAATAAAACGGGAACAATGTTGATGAGTGTTAGATCAACAAAAGGGAAAAAGTAAAAGACAAATCCAATGTTTCAGCAAACTTATATTGTCTATTTTTGCCAGCCTCATATTAAAAGCAAATGAGACTTTTCATAATAATGTTGTCTCCAGACTGAAAGGAGTTCCATTTATATATTCCACAACTTTAACAAACATATATTAGAACAGAGAAAAATGTTAATGGTGATATTATTTTGTTGGAGACCGATGTCTGAAACAACATCCTCTCTGTGGATACAATATAAACAACTTTGTGGTCAAAGATTCACGTCCTGAACCAATTGATACAAAATGGCACCCTTTCTACAGAGTAAACAAAACTCACATTCCCCTGTGTTGTTGGAATGTGTATTGGAATTACCACCAAACCGGTGGAAACTCCTATATATCCAGTCCTGAGAAAAGAGACAGCAGGAGCTTGGATTCTCTCGTCTTGTTTCTTCTTACATGCTGTGGGCTGGCACTGGCAGTACCGAGGGCTTGCATTTGCAATCATTTTGAGCCATTGGTAAAACCGGTGCTTCGTAGATGACCCATGTCACAAAACACATGTCAACATCTTAGGGTGTCCTTGTCTTTCTTACTACCACGGTTTCTTTTTTATGAATGCAAACTCCAATGTTGCTAGTAGAGAAGCATGTGTAGAATATAAGGTGAGACGAAGCCGGGTGGATCGTGGTAGACATTTTGTTGGTATATAGGAGTAGGACCATGATCCAAGTTTGCTGTCCTGGTAAAGGAGATTAACCAAGCGGCAACCAGGAGATTGGAAAATGCTATTCTGAACCTATGTACATATGAAGTCTTTATGTTGAAACTTAGCAAGGGTCCTTGAACTCTCACGTTTGATACACAGCTTGAGTTTGCCACAAGCTTGAAGCATCGTCCATCTGTTGGTCCCTCAGCTGTAGAAGCCTTATTTAATTGCTGCAGAAATGCCAAAATCGTAGGAAATACATCAACTGGTTCATGATCATTGAAAGGAAGATGGACTTGTACTACTGCAGAGAACACCTTTCTTGCTTGCACGCAGATATCATTGTCCTATCTTTATTTTTACAAACATGG carries:
- the LOC100830047 gene encoding uncharacterized protein LOC100830047 isoform X3; this translates as MAPPPPPLVDDIVEEILLRLPPEDPASLARASLVCKPWRRLLSGAAFRRRYREHHGAPPLLGHLRLCRTRKPCFSSFVSGLGRAFPDWLVLDCRHGRALLSAAAAAPSTPGGAPVDLAVWDPITDKLRRLPPIPASPEGGVVKSFNGAVLCGAQGCDHGGGGDCHEGPFRVVFVFSPFRLAVSFTCVYSSESGEWGELASLRRGDAHVDVGSKPSVLVGDALYFSSLDKCILEYRLSTSRLSVILAPEGASILWARVAIIKGEDGVLGFAEVEGSSFVLWSRQVDADGVAGWARSRAIELETLFPVSADDAPGKFRWILVSGFVEGTDVIFVHAFGDTDTYKVQLKSRRVTKLAESYRGIVIPYAGFYIPD
- the LOC100830047 gene encoding uncharacterized protein LOC100830047 isoform X1 — translated: MAPPPPPLVDDIVEEILLRLPPEDPASLARASLVCKPWRRLLSGAAFRRRYREHHGAPPLLGHLRLCRTRKPCFSSFVSGLGRAFPDWLVLDCRHGRALLSAAAAAPSTPGGAPVDLAVWDPITDKLRRLPPIPASPEGGVVKSFNGAVLCGAQGCDHGGGGDCHEGPFRVVFVFSPFRLAVSFTCVYSSESGEWGELASLRRGDAHVDVGSKPSVLVGDALYFSSLDKCILEYRLSTSRLSVILAPEGASILWARVAIIKGEDGVLGFAEVEGSSFVLWSRQVDADGVAGWARSRAIELETLFPVSADDAPGKFRWILVSGFVEGTDVIFVHAFGDTDTYKVQLKSRRVTKLAESYRGIVIPYAGFYIPAMKSASTGDEGPRGDAWST
- the LOC100830047 gene encoding uncharacterized protein LOC100830047 isoform X2; translated protein: MAPPPPPLVDDIVEEILLRLPPEDPASLARASLVCKPWRRLLSGAAFRRRYREHHGAPPLLGHLRLCRTRKPCFSSFVSGLGRAFPDWLVLDCRHGRALLSAAAAAPSTPGGAPVDLAVWDPITDKLRRLPPIPASPEGGVVKSFNGAVLCGAQGCDHGGGGDCHEGPFRVVFVFSPFRLAVSFTCVYSSESGEWGELASLRRGDAHVDVGSKPSVLVGDALYFSSLDKCILEYRLSTSRLSVILAPEGASILWARVAIIKGEDGVLGFAEVEGSSFVLWSRQVDADGVAGWARSRAIELETLFPVSADDAPGKFRWILVSGFVEGTDVIFVHAFGDTDTYKVQLKSRRVTKLAESYRGIVIPYAGFYIPEFGACWCGCLSVEL
- the LOC100830351 gene encoding vacuolar iron transporter homolog 4, coding for MATSNNTKLAVQELSHRTIVPETGKPCPACVAGYDAMSTSPQHGQWLRAAVLGASDGLVSTAALMLGIGAARPADPRAALLSGVAGLVAGACSMAIGEYVSVHAQLDVELAGLKQVEEARGSSMDRAGLPSPSQAAAASAMSFAVGAAIPLLVAWFVASYKVRVVVVVVTATLTLAVFGTLGAVKGQAPGGRAGLRAAMGGLVAMGITYGLMKLFRTHSV